From a region of the Arachis ipaensis cultivar K30076 chromosome B09, Araip1.1, whole genome shotgun sequence genome:
- the LOC107619522 gene encoding small acidic protein 1: MRPMPMDLFGEMDEQVSAMAMDVDDVDPLEIFPEGVISADNKLADADFFNNFQDDFDDADIN, encoded by the coding sequence ATGAGACCAATGCCAATGGATTTGTTTGGAGAGATGGATGAGCAGGTCTCCGCCATGGCCATGGATGTTGACGACGTCGACCCTCTCGAGATCTTCCCAGAGGGCGTCATCTCCGCCGACAACAAGCTAGCCGACGCCGATTTCTTCAACAACTTCCAAGACGATTTCGACGATGCTGATATCAACTGA